DNA sequence from the Tenacibaculum mesophilum genome:
TTGCACGAGTAAGTGGTCAGTCGATGATTGGTGCAGGTTTAGATGATAATGATTTACTGGTAATTGATAGAAGTATTCCGCCAACAAATAATAAGATAGCGGTTTGCTTTTTAGATGGAGAGTTTACGGTAAAACGATTAAGAGTTGAAGGAAGTGAAGTTTGGTTGCAGCCTGAAAATCCAGACTACCCAATCATAAAAATTACAGAAGAAAATAATTTTATTATTTGGGGAGTTGTAACTAATGTAATTAAGAAAGTATAAAAAAATCCAGTAAAATTACTGGATTTTTTAGTTGTTTTTTGTTTTGAAACCTTTTGCTTAAAAAGATTAACAAAATTCGTCATAAGCAGCTGCTAAATTTTGAGCAATAGCTTGTGCAGAGCGCCCCTCGATATGATGACGTTCTAACATGTGCACTAAATTACCATCTTTGAATAAAGCTATTGCAGGAGATGATGGAGGGAAAGGAATCATATATTCTCTTGCCTTCGCTGTAGATTCTTTCTCTACACCTGCAAAAACTGTAGTTAAGTTCGTAGGAGTTTTATCTGCTCCTAAAGAAGCAATAGCACCAGGTCTTGCAGTACCTGCAGCACATCCACAAACAGAGTTTACCATTACTAATGTAGTTCCTTCTTTGGCTAAAGCATTGTCAACATCTTCAGCAGTATATAAAGCTTCAAAACCAGCGTCAATTAATTGATCACGCATTGGTTTTACTAATTCTTCTGGATACATATTTTTGAATTAAAATTTAAGGCAAAGATACTTCTTTTAGTGCCAACAATCAACCCGAAATAAGTATGGTAGATAGATTGGTAATGTTTTATCTTTGGGGCTTCTAAAAAACAAACAATGGGAAAATTTGCAAAATGGCTTGGAGCAGGAGCCGGTTTTACATTAGGAGGTCCAATAGGAGCTATTATAGGGTTTGCTGTAGGAAGTCTTATTGATGGAATTTCTGTAGAAGATTTTGTACAAGAACAGCAAGAATATCAAAAAAAGACAGGGGGACAACCAAGAAGAGGAAGAGCTACATCAGGAGATTTTGAAATAAGCTTGTTAATATTAGCTTCGGTAGTTATTAAATCTGACGGAAAAATAGATAGGCGTGAACTGGACTATGTTCGTATGTATTTTGTGAAAATGTATGGTAAAGAACGAGCAAATCATGCGTTTAAATTATTCAACGGTATTATTAAGAAACAAGTATCTACACGACAAGTTTGTTTACAAATACGTCAGTATATGTCACATGCTACACGATTACAGTTACTACATTTTTTATTCGGAATAGCAAAAGCAGATGGACAAGTAACTAGTGTAGAGGAAGAAGAGATTAGAAAGATAGCAAGTTACTTGTATATTAACGAATATGATTATTCTTCAATAAAGGCAATGTTTTATGACGAATCTGATAGTGCTTATAAAATGCTTGAAATAACAAAAGAATCCACTAACGATGAGGTAAAGAAAGCATATCGAAGAATGGCAAAAAAATACCATCCAGATAAACTTCAAAATTTAGGAGAAGAACATAAAAAAGGAGCTAAAGAAAAATTCCAAAAAATACAAGCAGCTTATGAACAGATAAAAAAAGAGCGAGGAATAAGCTAGAATAAAAAAAGATAATTATTTTAGTGTTATTTAACTACAAAAGATAAGAGACATGGGGAAACAGTTAGTAGTAATATTTATTTTTCTTAGTGGCATTTGCTTAGGGCAAAGAAAATACACAGCCGACAAATATTTTGAAGTTTTTGCTTATAAAAAGGCAGCAGAACTATATGAGAAAATTTATGATAAAGGAAATAATTCGTACGAAATTGTTAGTCGTTTAGGAGACTCTCATTATTATAACTCAGAGTTTTTAGAAGCAGAGAAATGGTATAAAATTTTAATGGAAAACTATGAGAGTATTACAGAGCCAGAATATTTTTTTAGATATGCACAATCTTTAAAAAGTAATAGAAAAATTAAAGAATCTGATAAATGGCTTTTAAAGTTTAGTGAAATTAAAGAGAATGACTCAAGAGGGCAAGCTTTAGAGAAAAATGAAGGTTATTTTAATAAATATAGTAATGGAAAAAAGAAAACATTTATAAATATAACCAATCTCTCAGTCAATACTCAGTATTCTGATTTTGGTGGGTTTACCTATGATAATAAACTTTATTTTGCCTCTACAAAACCTGTTGGAGAAAATGACAAACTATATAAATGGAACAATCAACCGCATTTAAATATCTACAAAGCAAATGAAGTTTATAATGAAGAAAAACAATTAATAGATTTAGAAAAAGAAGAAATAATTTCATCATTAAGTTCACAATATCACGAATCCAATGCTGTAATTACTTCAGATGGTAAAACAATGTACTTTACCAGAACAAATTTCAATGGAAAGAAATTAGAAGGAGGAGATAATCAAATAGCATATCTTAAAATATATAAAGCAGAGTTTGAAAATGGAGAGTGGAGAAATATAAAGGAACTTCCATTTAATAATGATAATTATTCTGCGGGACATCCAACTTTAAGCGCAGATGAGAAAACATTGTATTTTATTTCAGATATGCCAAATGGTTTTGGGAAAACAGATATATACAAGGTTGCACTTTTAGAAAATAGCACTTACGGAGAACCAGTAAATTTGGGAAAAGAAATAAATACTGAAGGAAGAGAAATGTTTCCTTTCGTCGCTAAAGATAATACCTTGTATTTTGCTTCAGACGGACATCTAGGTTTAGGTGCCCTTGATATTTTTGAATCAAAAAATAATTCAGGTACTTATCAAAAACCAAATAATTTAGGTGCTCCAATAAATGGATCGTATGACGATTTTGCTTTTGTGATAGACGATGAAAAGAACAAAGGTTTCTTCTCTTCTAATAGAAAAGGAGGAAAAGGAGACGATGACATTTATAGCTTTATTTTATATAACTGTAAAGAAGATATAACAGGTGTAGTATCAGAAGAAAAAAGCAATAAACCAATATTAGGAGCAACAGTTAAATTAATTGATTCTAATGGTAAGGTTCAAGCACAACAAGTAACGGGAAAAAATGGAGACTATAGGTTTGTTGAAGTTGATTGTGAGAAAAAATTTACAGTTATAGCAGAAAAAGAAGATTATAAAGCTTACCCAAAACAATTACAAACTCTTGATGTAAATAAACAGCTTGTTACAGTAAATTTATCGTTAAAACCATTGATTATAGAAGATCAAATTGTGATTAGTCCTATTTATTTTGATTTTGATAAACATACAATAAGAAAAGATGCAGAATATGAGTTAGAACATATTGTTTCGGTAATGAAAAATCACCCAGAAATGATAATTAGAATAGAATCACACACAGATAGTAGAGGATCGAAAGAATACAATAAAAAGCTATCTGATAAAAGAGCAAAATCAACAAAAGCTTACATTGTTTCTAGAGGGATTTCTTCAGAAAGAATAGAAAAAGCAGTAGGTTATGGGGAAGAAAAACTATTAAATAATTGTGACGATACAACAAGCTGCTCTACAAAAGAGCATCAAAAAAATAGAAGATCTTATTTTTATATAGTTAAAAAATAACAATTATAACCTATAAAGTATCAAAAACATCTCAATTTTGAGGTGTTTTTTTATATCTCAAATTCAACAATTACAAGAAAATACGTAATTTCGCACATTCAATTAATAAACCGACAAAATGAGTAAGAAGTTTACTGAATACAAAGGATTGGATTTACCAAAAGTAGCTGAAGAAATATTAAACTATTGGGAAGAAAACAACATCTTTGAAAAAAGTATTACTACACGTGAAGGAAACGAACCATTTGTGTTTTTTGAAGGACCACCTTCAGCAAACGGTTTGCCAGGAATTCACCACGTAATGGCACGCGCCATTAAAGATATTTTTTGTCGTTATAAAACCCAAAAAGGATACCAAGTTAAGCGTAAAGCAGGTTGGGATACACACGGTTTACCTGTAGAATTAGGGGTTGAAAAAGAATTAGGAATCACCAAAGAAGATATTGGAACAAAAATTACGGTTGAAGAATACAATGAAGCTTGTAAAAAAGCTGTAATGCGTTACACTGATATTTGGAATGACTTAACTCAAAAAATGGGGTATTGGGTAGATATGGAAGATCCATATATTACTTATAAACCAAAATATATGGAGTCGGTTTGGTGGTTGTTAAAGCAAATTTATGATAAAGATTTACTGTACAAAGGATATACTATTCAACCGTATTCACCAAAAGCAGGAACAGGATTAAGCTCGCATGAGTTAAATCAACCAGGAACGTATCAAGATGTTACAGATACTACAGTAGTAGCTCAGTTTAAAACAATCAAAGAAACGTTACCAGAGTTTTTACAAGTTGAAGGAGATGTACATTTTTTAGCTTGGACAACAACTCCATGGACACTCCCATCAAATACAGCATTAACGGTTGGCCCAAAGATTGAGTATGTTTTAGTAAAAACATTCAACCAATACACCTTTGAGCCAATTCAAGTGGTGTTGGCTAAAAACTTAGTATCAAAACAATTTGCAGGGAAGAAGTTTAATGAAGTTGAAGATGTAGCGGAATTAGCAAATTATACTAAAGGAGATAAGCAAATTCCATATGCAGTTATAAAAGAATTTATAGGAAAGGACTTAGTAGGTATCAAATATGAACAGTTATTACCATTTACTTTACCATATCAAAATCCAGAAAATGCTTTTAGAGTAATTTCAGGAGATTTTGTTACTACCGAAGATGGTACTGGTATCGTACACACAGCACCTACCTTTGGAGCCGATGATGCGTTAGTTGCAAAACAAGCAACTCCAGAAGTTCCGCCAATGTTGGTGCTAGACGAAAATGAGAACCCAGTTCCGTTAGTAGACTTACAAGGTAGATTCCGTCCAGAAATGGGAGAATTTGCAGGTAAATATGTGAAGAACGAGTACTATGCTGATGGAGAAGCTCCTGAAAGATCAGTAGATGTTGAGTTAGCGATTCAATTAAAAGAAGAAAATAAAGCCTTTAAGGTTGAAAAATATGTGCACAGTTATCCGAATTGTTGGCGTACCGATAAACCAATTTTATACTATCCATTAGATTCTTGGTTTATCAAGGTAACCGATGTAAAGGATAAGATGTTCGATTTAAATGAAACGATAAACTGGAAACCAAAATCAACAGGAGAAGGACGTTTTGGTAACTGGTTAAAAAATGCGAATGACTGGAACTTATCACGTTCTCGTTTTTGGGGAATTCCATTACCTATTTGGCGAACAGAAGACGGAACAGAACAAATCTGTATTGGTTCTGTAGCTGAATTAAAAGAAGAAATCCAAAAGTCAGTGGATGCAGGAGTAATGTCTGAAGATATTTTTGCTGATTTTGAAGTAGGAAATATGTCTGAAGATAACTACGATAAAATCGATTTACATAAAAATGTAGTCGATAAAATCACGTTAGTTTCGGCATCAGGAAAACCAATGAAGCGCGAAAGTGATTTAATTGATGTTTGGTTCGATTCTGGTTCTATGCCATATGCACAATGGCATTATCCGTTTGAAAATAAAGAATTAATAGAAGATAAAGAAAGTTACCCTGCAAACTTTATTGCTGAAGGCGTAGATCAAACTCGTGGATGGTTTTATACCTTACATGCAATAGGAACAATGGTGTTTGACTCTGTAGCCTATAAAAATGTAGTATCTAACGGATTGGTGTTAGATAAGAACGGGCAAAAAATGTCAAAGCGTTTAGGAAATGCGGTAGATCCGTTTACAACATTGTCAGAGTTCGGTCCAGATGCTACGCGTTGGTATATGATTTCGAATGCGAACCCATGGGACAACTTAAAATTTGATATTGCAGGAATAGAAGAGGTAAAACGTAAATTCTTCGGAACTTTATATAACACCTATTCATTCTTCTCACTATATGCAAATATTGACAACTTTAGGTATAGCGAAGCTGAAATAGCTATTAATGAACGACCAGAGATTGATCGTTGGATTTTATCTGAATTAAATACCTTAGTTCAAAAAGTAGATAAATTCTATGCTGAATATGAGCCTACCAAGGCAACCAGAGCTATTTCCGATTTTGTGCAAGATCACCTAAGTAACTGGTATGTACGTTTATGTAGAAGACGTTTCTGGAAAGGAGAGTATGCACAAGATAAAATCTCTGCATACCAAACGTTATACACCTGTATGTTAACGGTAGCTAAATTAGGATCTCCAGTAGCTCCTTTCTTTATGGATCGTTTATATAAAGATTTAGTGAATGCTACAGGAAAAGAAAGTTTTGAAAGTGTACATATAGCAGAGTTTCCAAAATACAATGCTGATCTAGTTGATAAGTCGTTAGAGCGTAAAATGGAAAATGCACAAACAATTTCGTCATTAGTTCTATCTCTAAGGGCTAAAGAGAAAATTAAAGTGCGCCAGCCGTTACAAAAAATAATGATTCCTGTATTAGATGCAGTTCAGAAGGAAGAAATTTTAGCAGTTGCAGACTTAATCAAGTCAGAAGTAAACGTTAAAGAGATCGAATTATTGGACGATGCTTCAGGAATTTTAGTAAAACAAATCAAACCAAATTTTAAAGCATTAGGGCCTAAATTTGGTAAGGAAATGAAGTTGATAGCTAATAAGATACAAGGATTTACACAAGAAGATATCATTAAAATAGAAAAAGAAGGTGAAATTTCTGTGGAAATTAACGATAAAATGATTACTTTAGGAACCGCTGATGTGGAGATTTCATCGAAAGATATCGAAGGGTGGTTGGTAGCCAACGCAGAAGGGTTAACTGTAGCTTTAGATGTTACAATAAACGACGAATTACGCAAAGAAGGTGTGGCAAGAGAATTAGTTAATAGAATTCAAAACGCACGAAAAGACACAGGTTTAGAAGTAACCGATAAAATAAAATTAACCATTTTGCAGGCTGATGATTTAAAAGAATCGGTATTGGCAAATGAAAACTACATTAAAGCAGAAACATTAACAAACGAATTAGTTTTTGTTGATGTTTTAAGTAATGGTACAGAAATTGAGTTTGATACCATTAAAAGTAGAATGTTAATTGAAAAAATATAGCATTATGGATGATGTTAAAATAAGATATTCAGACAGTGATTTACAAGAGTTTAAGGAAATCATTCAAAAGAAAATTGAAAAAGCAGAAGAAGATTTAAGGTTGCTACAAGCATCATATAAAAACGGTTCAGATAACGGAACCGATGATACGTCGCCAACATTTAAATCTTTTGAAGAAGGATCTGATACAATGGCTAAAGAGGCAAATATGCAGTTAGCTATTCGTCAAGAAAAGTTTATTCGCGATTTAAAAAATGCCTTAGTTCGTATTGAAAATAAAACCTATGGTATTTGTAGAGTTACTGGTAAGCTAATTCAAAAAGAACGTTTAAAGTTAGTACCACATGCTACTTTAAGTATCGAAGCAAAACGAAAACAATAACTTTTAAAGTTAAAATAAATAGAGCCTCTTTTAGAGGCTTTTTTTGTATGAAAAAACATCTATTGTTATTACTTATACTAAGTATCCAGTTTCTTTACTGTCAAGAAAAAATAATACAGAAAAGAAAAATGTTAGTAAACGAACTCGAAGTTGTTACTTACGGTTTGGATGATATTGTAATTGAAAATTCAAAAGATGGACAACTCGAAGTAGTTTTATTAGATGAAAATCCACATACACACAATATCCTATTCAAAAAAGAAGGAGAAGTCTTTACAATAGCATTTGAATTAAATATTCCAACATTAAAAAACGAAGTCTTTCGAAAATATATAACGAGGAGGCTAGAAAGAGCCAGAGCAGTTATAAAAGTTCCCAAAAACAAACATATAAGCATTCATGGAAAAACTATCGGAATAACTTCAAAAAGTTATAAAGGAGATGTAAATATTTATATAGAAAGAGGAAATATAAAGTTAAATACAGTTAAAGGAAACTCAAATATAGATCTTTTCCAAGGCAATGTTTTTGCTAATATTGATAAACAAACAGGTTTGGGTTTAAAAACTAACAACGGAACAATCATTATAAATGGAAAAAGAAAAATATCTCCATTTTCTAAAGAAGTGACACCTGTTTCTAAAATACTTACTATAAATTCTATTCATGCGAATATTAATATTGAATTAAAGTAATTAACAAAAAATTATAAAAATTAGACGTAACAAAAGAAGTTTCATTTTGTCTAATGGTTAATTAAAAACTAAGAAATGAATAAAAGTATACTAACCACAGCAACCATTGCAGCATTACTCTTAACAAGCTGTAATTCTACTAAAAAGACAACAAACGATTTAGCTGTTCAAACTCCCATTGTAACGACTTTAGATTTAACAAAAGTAGACAATGATAAAGTACCAGTAACTGTTAATCCAGGCAGGTTTACAATTGAAAAAGTAACATATAGATTGCCAAGAGTTGTCCAAGGAACCTATTCTGTGAGTGATTTTGGTAAATATGTAGACAGCTTTAAGGCTTTAGATTATGAAGGAAATGAACTAGAGGTAACAAAAGTTGATACGAATACTTGGGCAATTACCAATGCTGAAAAATTAGATAAAGTAACGTATTTAGTAAACGATACTTTTGATATGGAAGTTTCAGGGGGAATTGGAGGAGAAACCCCATTTTCACCCGCAGGAACAAATATAGAGTCTACAAATTATGTGCTTAACCTTCACGGATTTGTGGGGTATTTTGATTCTTTAAAAAACAATCAATATAAGTTAGATGTTGTTTCGCCTACCAATTTTAAAAGAACTTCCGCTTTACAAGAAGTTGGAACAAAAACAAGTGAAGACGGCTCAACTTTAACGTCGAGCTATTTTGCACCACGTTATTTTGATATTACCGATAATCCTATGTTTTATGGAGAATTAGATGTTGAAGAGTTTAAAGTAGGTGATATTAAAATTGTATTAAGTGTATACTCTCCAAATAAGAAGCACTCAGCTGAAAAGCTTAAGAAAGTTATGGAGAAAATGATGCAAGCACAAAAAGCATATTTAGGAAGTATTAACAGTACAGCACGCTACGATATTTATTTATACTTATCTGACGGAACTGAAAAAGCGCCTAAAGGATTTGGGGCTTTAGAACATCATACATCAACAGTAGTAGTGTTACCAGAAGCAATGCCAGATGAAGCATTGGCAAAAAGTATGATTGATGTAGTATCTCATGAGTTTTTTCATATTGTAACTCCGTTAAGTGTACATTCAGAAGACGTACATTATTTCGATTACAATCAACCAACATTTTCAAAACACTTATGGATGTATGAAGGAATTACAGAATACTTTGCTACATTATTTCAAATAAACCAAGGTTTGGTAACAGAAGATGAATTTTACAGCAAAATTATGGGTAAAATTAAAACAGCATCCACTATGAACGACGCTATGAGTTTTACAAAGATGAGTGAAAATGTATTGGAAGAACCGTATGCTTCTCAGTACTATAATGTTTATCAAAAAGGAGCTTTAATAGGTATGTGTATTGATATTTTAATGCGTGAAGAAAGTAATGGAAATAGAGGTGTGTTATCATTAATGAAAGAGTTGTCATTAAAATATGGGAAAAACAAACCATTTGAAGATGATAAGTTAATTGGAGAAATTACTGAAATGACCTATCCATCAATAGGAGCATTTTTAAACACACACGTAGTAGGAGGTACACCAATTAATTATAATGAGTTTTTTGCTAAAGCAGGATTAGTGTTAGATGAATCAAAAGTGAAAACAAATTATATCCAAAATGATGGAGCTATGATTGTTAGACCAGATAAAGCGACACAAACTATCCGATTTACAGAAGCTGTAAAAGACAACAGCTTTTGGGCTGAAAATGGAGCACAACCTAATGATGCAATCAAAGAAGTTGATGGAGTGGCTGTGACAAAGGAAAGTGCAAATCAAATTTTTACGAAAATGTTTATGTGGCAACCAGGAAACGAAGTTGAAGTAAAATTAGAAAGAGATGGTAAAGAGGTGGTTATTAAAACAACTTTAACTCAATCATATACAAAAGGAACTAGTTTAAAAGATGATCCTAATGCAACACAAAAGCAAAAAGAACTAAGAAAAGCTTGGTTAAAAGGATAGTTTCTTTTTATTAATATAAATTAAGACCAGTATGACTAAAAGTCTATTGGTCTTTTTCTTTCTATAAATCAGAAGAAAAACATAAAAATAGTTTTCTTATTTTTGTTTCCATTAAATAAAAAAAATGTCTAAAAAACACATCGCAATACTTACCGTAATTCTGGCAATTTTAATTGATCAAATTAGTAAAATTTACATCAAAACACATTTTCAGCTAGGAGAAGAAGTAGTTGTTTTTAATGATTGGTTTAGAATTCATTTTACCGAGAATAATGGTATGGCATGGGGCTTTGAATTTGGAGGGAAAACAGGGAAGTTATTTTTAACTTTATTTAGAGTTGTTGCAGTTACAGGTATTGTGTATTGGTTATGGCAAACAATAAAACGAAAGGCACATACCGCTGTTATTGTCGCTATTGCATTAATTTTAGCAGGAGCAGTAGGCAATATCATCGATTCTGTTTTTTATGGTGTAATTTTCGACTCTTCTTATCATAATGTTGCTACACTTTTTTCAGATAATCCTTACGGAGAATTATTTCATGGAAAAGTAGTAGATATGTTATACTTTCCTATTTACGAAGGAGAAAACTTTACCTTTTTTAATGCTATTTTTAATGGTGCAGATTCTTGGATAACGATTGGAGTAGCTTTACTATTTTTATTTAATAAGCAAGCATTTCCAAAAGAAGAAGAAACAAAACAAGCTTCATAAAAGTACTTTAGATACTTTTCCTATATTTATAGAAAAAGAAAACGATGCGTTTATTAAAATATCTTGCTGTTTTTGTACTAGGATTTTTAATTGCAAAATTCTGGTATGAGAAGAAGGAAGAAAAGTACGAGCAAGAAGAAATTCAGGTGGTTTTAAACGGAATCCAAAACCTAAGTAAATTAGTAGTTTCAGAAGGAAATTTCTCTGAAATGTACAGTTTTACGGATGCTAAAAAATACTTTTATGGATATCTTACATTTGAAAAAAAAGCAATGCTTTCTGTGAATGCAAAGGTTGAGGTTGGTTACGACTTATCGAAATTAGAAATTCAAATAGATAGTGTTGATAAACAAATTATTATTAAAAAAATTCCTGAGGAAGAAATTCTAATTTCCCCTGATATTAAGTATTTTGATTTGCAGCAAAGTCAGTTTAATACTTTTTCTAAGCAAGAACTAAACAAGCTCAACACTAAAGCTATTGAAAAGATTAAATCAACAATAACGGTTTCTCAACTACAAAAAGATGCTAAAACACGTTTGTTTGAAGAACTATCTAAGATTTACCAACTTTCTAAAATTTATAATTGGAAAGTGGTGGATAATACTAACTCAAAGATGTTTGAATCGTTGTTGTTAAAAGATTAATTTTTTTAAAAGTATATTTGATGTAGTTTAAAAATAAGTTATGAGAAAAATATATGGAATTGCTATGCTATTTTTGGTATTAATGGCATGTAAAAAAGAAGAAAAAGAAAAGCTAATTTATACCCAAGATGTAGACAATTATTGGAAAGCGTACGATAAGATAACTTCTACCAAAGATTCAGTTTTACAATCAAAATATTTAAAAGA
Encoded proteins:
- a CDS encoding TerB family tellurite resistance protein; translation: MGKFAKWLGAGAGFTLGGPIGAIIGFAVGSLIDGISVEDFVQEQQEYQKKTGGQPRRGRATSGDFEISLLILASVVIKSDGKIDRRELDYVRMYFVKMYGKERANHAFKLFNGIIKKQVSTRQVCLQIRQYMSHATRLQLLHFLFGIAKADGQVTSVEEEEIRKIASYLYINEYDYSSIKAMFYDESDSAYKMLEITKESTNDEVKKAYRRMAKKYHPDKLQNLGEEHKKGAKEKFQKIQAAYEQIKKERGIS
- the ileS gene encoding isoleucine--tRNA ligase is translated as MSKKFTEYKGLDLPKVAEEILNYWEENNIFEKSITTREGNEPFVFFEGPPSANGLPGIHHVMARAIKDIFCRYKTQKGYQVKRKAGWDTHGLPVELGVEKELGITKEDIGTKITVEEYNEACKKAVMRYTDIWNDLTQKMGYWVDMEDPYITYKPKYMESVWWLLKQIYDKDLLYKGYTIQPYSPKAGTGLSSHELNQPGTYQDVTDTTVVAQFKTIKETLPEFLQVEGDVHFLAWTTTPWTLPSNTALTVGPKIEYVLVKTFNQYTFEPIQVVLAKNLVSKQFAGKKFNEVEDVAELANYTKGDKQIPYAVIKEFIGKDLVGIKYEQLLPFTLPYQNPENAFRVISGDFVTTEDGTGIVHTAPTFGADDALVAKQATPEVPPMLVLDENENPVPLVDLQGRFRPEMGEFAGKYVKNEYYADGEAPERSVDVELAIQLKEENKAFKVEKYVHSYPNCWRTDKPILYYPLDSWFIKVTDVKDKMFDLNETINWKPKSTGEGRFGNWLKNANDWNLSRSRFWGIPLPIWRTEDGTEQICIGSVAELKEEIQKSVDAGVMSEDIFADFEVGNMSEDNYDKIDLHKNVVDKITLVSASGKPMKRESDLIDVWFDSGSMPYAQWHYPFENKELIEDKESYPANFIAEGVDQTRGWFYTLHAIGTMVFDSVAYKNVVSNGLVLDKNGQKMSKRLGNAVDPFTTLSEFGPDATRWYMISNANPWDNLKFDIAGIEEVKRKFFGTLYNTYSFFSLYANIDNFRYSEAEIAINERPEIDRWILSELNTLVQKVDKFYAEYEPTKATRAISDFVQDHLSNWYVRLCRRRFWKGEYAQDKISAYQTLYTCMLTVAKLGSPVAPFFMDRLYKDLVNATGKESFESVHIAEFPKYNADLVDKSLERKMENAQTISSLVLSLRAKEKIKVRQPLQKIMIPVLDAVQKEEILAVADLIKSEVNVKEIELLDDASGILVKQIKPNFKALGPKFGKEMKLIANKIQGFTQEDIIKIEKEGEISVEINDKMITLGTADVEISSKDIEGWLVANAEGLTVALDVTINDELRKEGVARELVNRIQNARKDTGLEVTDKIKLTILQADDLKESVLANENYIKAETLTNELVFVDVLSNGTEIEFDTIKSRMLIEKI
- a CDS encoding DUF4230 domain-containing protein; the protein is MRLLKYLAVFVLGFLIAKFWYEKKEEKYEQEEIQVVLNGIQNLSKLVVSEGNFSEMYSFTDAKKYFYGYLTFEKKAMLSVNAKVEVGYDLSKLEIQIDSVDKQIIIKKIPEEEILISPDIKYFDLQQSQFNTFSKQELNKLNTKAIEKIKSTITVSQLQKDAKTRLFEELSKIYQLSKIYNWKVVDNTNSKMFESLLLKD
- a CDS encoding TraR/DksA family transcriptional regulator, which codes for MDDVKIRYSDSDLQEFKEIIQKKIEKAEEDLRLLQASYKNGSDNGTDDTSPTFKSFEEGSDTMAKEANMQLAIRQEKFIRDLKNALVRIENKTYGICRVTGKLIQKERLKLVPHATLSIEAKRKQ
- a CDS encoding LexA family protein; this encodes MLRKLKPVKASEALTFFLPKELNESEGAIFMDTGISAGFPSPADDFRETRISLDEELIRNKEATFFARVSGQSMIGAGLDDNDLLVIDRSIPPTNNKIAVCFLDGEFTVKRLRVEGSEVWLQPENPDYPIIKITEENNFIIWGVVTNVIKKV
- a CDS encoding OmpA family protein — its product is MGKQLVVIFIFLSGICLGQRKYTADKYFEVFAYKKAAELYEKIYDKGNNSYEIVSRLGDSHYYNSEFLEAEKWYKILMENYESITEPEYFFRYAQSLKSNRKIKESDKWLLKFSEIKENDSRGQALEKNEGYFNKYSNGKKKTFINITNLSVNTQYSDFGGFTYDNKLYFASTKPVGENDKLYKWNNQPHLNIYKANEVYNEEKQLIDLEKEEIISSLSSQYHESNAVITSDGKTMYFTRTNFNGKKLEGGDNQIAYLKIYKAEFENGEWRNIKELPFNNDNYSAGHPTLSADEKTLYFISDMPNGFGKTDIYKVALLENSTYGEPVNLGKEINTEGREMFPFVAKDNTLYFASDGHLGLGALDIFESKNNSGTYQKPNNLGAPINGSYDDFAFVIDDEKNKGFFSSNRKGGKGDDDIYSFILYNCKEDITGVVSEEKSNKPILGATVKLIDSNGKVQAQQVTGKNGDYRFVEVDCEKKFTVIAEKEDYKAYPKQLQTLDVNKQLVTVNLSLKPLIIEDQIVISPIYFDFDKHTIRKDAEYELEHIVSVMKNHPEMIIRIESHTDSRGSKEYNKKLSDKRAKSTKAYIVSRGISSERIEKAVGYGEEKLLNNCDDTTSCSTKEHQKNRRSYFYIVKK
- a CDS encoding BrxA/BrxB family bacilliredoxin encodes the protein MYPEELVKPMRDQLIDAGFEALYTAEDVDNALAKEGTTLVMVNSVCGCAAGTARPGAIASLGADKTPTNLTTVFAGVEKESTAKAREYMIPFPPSSPAIALFKDGNLVHMLERHHIEGRSAQAIAQNLAAAYDEFC
- a CDS encoding lipoprotein signal peptidase, which translates into the protein MSKKHIAILTVILAILIDQISKIYIKTHFQLGEEVVVFNDWFRIHFTENNGMAWGFEFGGKTGKLFLTLFRVVAVTGIVYWLWQTIKRKAHTAVIVAIALILAGAVGNIIDSVFYGVIFDSSYHNVATLFSDNPYGELFHGKVVDMLYFPIYEGENFTFFNAIFNGADSWITIGVALLFLFNKQAFPKEEETKQAS
- a CDS encoding M61 family metallopeptidase gives rise to the protein MNKSILTTATIAALLLTSCNSTKKTTNDLAVQTPIVTTLDLTKVDNDKVPVTVNPGRFTIEKVTYRLPRVVQGTYSVSDFGKYVDSFKALDYEGNELEVTKVDTNTWAITNAEKLDKVTYLVNDTFDMEVSGGIGGETPFSPAGTNIESTNYVLNLHGFVGYFDSLKNNQYKLDVVSPTNFKRTSALQEVGTKTSEDGSTLTSSYFAPRYFDITDNPMFYGELDVEEFKVGDIKIVLSVYSPNKKHSAEKLKKVMEKMMQAQKAYLGSINSTARYDIYLYLSDGTEKAPKGFGALEHHTSTVVVLPEAMPDEALAKSMIDVVSHEFFHIVTPLSVHSEDVHYFDYNQPTFSKHLWMYEGITEYFATLFQINQGLVTEDEFYSKIMGKIKTASTMNDAMSFTKMSENVLEEPYASQYYNVYQKGALIGMCIDILMREESNGNRGVLSLMKELSLKYGKNKPFEDDKLIGEITEMTYPSIGAFLNTHVVGGTPINYNEFFAKAGLVLDESKVKTNYIQNDGAMIVRPDKATQTIRFTEAVKDNSFWAENGAQPNDAIKEVDGVAVTKESANQIFTKMFMWQPGNEVEVKLERDGKEVVIKTTLTQSYTKGTSLKDDPNATQKQKELRKAWLKG